One Alcaligenes ammonioxydans DNA segment encodes these proteins:
- a CDS encoding helix-turn-helix domain-containing protein: MTAIQHMAAQLARLQRTPDRKTRVLQLSASGFSQRQIALEVGVSRSTVFNIMKANHKGVAHE; the protein is encoded by the coding sequence ATGACCGCGATTCAGCATATGGCCGCGCAGCTAGCGCGTCTGCAACGCACGCCAGACCGTAAGACTCGCGTGCTGCAGCTGTCTGCCTCTGGGTTCAGCCAGCGACAGATAGCGTTGGAGGTTGGCGTTTCCAGATCCACGGTATTCAACATCATGAAAGCCAATCACAAGGGGGTAGCCCATGAATAA
- a CDS encoding AAA family ATPase: protein MKISKIDVQGLLGAQQVTLSLTSPVVLVAGDNAAGKSSVREAVRAAFLGMPERVLKKKDLGQLVHEGMAAGAITVEFDSGTAQFTAPGGDQEVQHDFKQRQWEQISAALPYCMDPALFAASASDDRRKLLFGITGASSSREEVQALLQQRNLDQDVINAVMPMLRSGFPAAAKFAEERCRDAKASWKVTTGETYGHVKAQAWQAQLPADVDLIGLQDLESKRSAVSGKIDSTRTRLGAAEQKLKAWLAYQESRQNDQAIFDRLPSLEKKLAFDEAELEKWKAELERLSGKDGARNRKGLVHELALALFDALEFIDANGGQFEGKDKADALLYTYQSEHGALLASEPTEPEDQQKLPQAIKAHGLMVTSVAADKRAIEVAKAAGSRLESLATVEQGSEREVEAVQAELAGLQQEFAAINDQLKALTAAKDAREGAERKTQQAQSHHQLAQQWQAAIDALSPDGIPAEILAKAIGPVNEQLQQVSETFDWPCVYIDEDMMVSAGGRAYVLLSESERWRTNTILALVLANLSGARFVTLDQVDVLSLSGRSELIDGMDHLAEASYLDTALLFGTFKKLPNFAQFPQCSGHWLENGQVIAEAEALRALA from the coding sequence ATGAAGATCAGCAAGATTGATGTCCAGGGCCTGCTGGGAGCTCAGCAGGTTACCTTGTCCCTGACCAGCCCCGTGGTGCTGGTCGCTGGAGACAATGCAGCAGGGAAGTCCAGCGTGCGTGAAGCTGTACGGGCAGCGTTCCTCGGTATGCCTGAGCGCGTTCTGAAAAAGAAAGACCTTGGCCAGCTTGTGCATGAAGGGATGGCGGCGGGGGCGATTACCGTAGAGTTTGATTCTGGTACCGCTCAGTTCACCGCCCCCGGTGGTGACCAGGAGGTGCAGCATGATTTCAAGCAGCGGCAATGGGAGCAGATCAGTGCCGCGCTACCTTATTGCATGGATCCTGCATTGTTTGCGGCCAGTGCATCTGATGATCGCCGCAAACTGCTGTTCGGAATTACGGGGGCATCCAGCTCCCGTGAGGAGGTTCAAGCTTTGCTCCAGCAGCGGAATCTGGACCAGGACGTTATCAATGCGGTCATGCCCATGTTGCGTTCCGGTTTCCCCGCTGCGGCTAAGTTTGCCGAGGAGCGTTGCCGAGATGCCAAAGCATCCTGGAAGGTAACCACAGGCGAAACTTACGGCCATGTGAAGGCTCAGGCTTGGCAGGCCCAGTTGCCTGCTGATGTAGATTTAATCGGTCTGCAAGACCTTGAATCCAAGCGCTCGGCCGTTTCCGGCAAGATTGATTCAACTCGCACTCGTTTGGGCGCGGCAGAGCAGAAGCTAAAAGCTTGGTTGGCCTATCAAGAGAGCCGTCAGAATGATCAGGCTATTTTTGATCGCCTACCTAGCTTGGAAAAGAAGCTGGCTTTTGATGAAGCAGAGCTTGAAAAGTGGAAGGCGGAGCTTGAGCGTCTATCCGGCAAAGACGGTGCGAGGAACCGCAAGGGGCTGGTGCATGAATTGGCTCTTGCTTTGTTTGATGCGCTTGAGTTCATTGACGCGAACGGTGGGCAGTTCGAGGGTAAGGATAAAGCGGACGCGCTTCTGTACACATATCAAAGTGAACACGGAGCATTGCTTGCGTCGGAGCCTACGGAGCCAGAGGATCAGCAGAAACTGCCGCAGGCCATTAAAGCCCATGGCTTGATGGTGACCAGTGTGGCAGCTGACAAGCGGGCTATTGAGGTGGCTAAAGCCGCAGGCTCACGCTTGGAAAGCCTAGCGACGGTGGAGCAGGGCAGTGAACGTGAAGTTGAGGCTGTGCAAGCTGAGCTGGCCGGGCTTCAGCAGGAGTTTGCCGCGATCAATGATCAGCTGAAAGCTTTGACCGCAGCGAAAGATGCTCGGGAAGGTGCTGAGCGAAAAACTCAGCAGGCACAATCCCATCACCAGTTGGCACAGCAATGGCAGGCCGCTATTGATGCGCTGTCGCCTGACGGTATCCCGGCCGAGATCCTGGCAAAAGCCATCGGGCCAGTCAATGAGCAGCTTCAACAGGTGTCTGAAACATTCGACTGGCCATGTGTCTACATTGACGAGGACATGATGGTAAGCGCGGGTGGCCGGGCGTACGTGTTGCTGTCCGAGTCTGAGCGTTGGCGTACCAACACCATCCTTGCTCTGGTGCTGGCCAATCTGTCCGGTGCTCGCTTTGTGACTCTGGATCAGGTGGATGTTCTCAGCTTGTCTGGGCGTTCAGAGCTGATTGATGGGATGGACCATCTTGCGGAAGCCAGCTATCTGGACACTGCCCTCCTATTTGGCACATTCAAGAAACTGCCGAATTTCGCCCAGTTCCCGCAATGCAGCGGGCACTGGCTTGAAAACGGTCAGGTAATCGCCGAAGCCGAGGCGCTACGCGCTCTCGCGTAG
- a CDS encoding recombinase family protein: MEITAAFYGRFSTDRQRETSIADQERVCDVRATAIGFRIVVRHTDEGVSGSTPVAARPGGKQLLADALAGRFEVLLVEGLDRLSRDMVEQERVIRRLEHRGIRIVGVLDGYDSDSSARKLHRGMRGLINEVYLDDLRAKTHRGLAGQVSRGMHAGGLSFGYRTVPVEGGNRLEVNQEQAGWVRWIFEKYANHGWSVQRIAHELNRLKVPALRGGTWSVSVVYGHPQRGSGILNNTLYIGKYIWNRSQWMKDPDTGKRVRIDRPVEEWITQDLPELQIVSDEAWERAKERMTRTRAQGGPGRAPITRTLMSGVLKCGVCGGPIIAWNKVMYGCSIRKDRGRAVCTGVSVNRDKVDDLVLGIVRDEILTPEAIDELEQEVRRLMSVQRRESVQAQADAQRKIEASQAEIDRLIDAIAQVGISPALASRLQAAESELAVLQAPSQERKQPELKMRSMANIVARYRTMLENLDEILATDLDRAKELLREILGQPVIEKDAEGHVWVTLDKEKASMLSHEADSTFGCGGRI, encoded by the coding sequence ATGGAAATCACAGCAGCCTTCTATGGCCGTTTCTCTACCGACCGCCAACGTGAGACGAGTATTGCCGACCAGGAGCGTGTCTGCGATGTACGCGCCACCGCAATAGGCTTCCGGATCGTGGTCCGACACACCGATGAAGGTGTGTCCGGTTCCACGCCGGTGGCCGCTCGCCCAGGTGGAAAGCAACTGCTGGCAGACGCATTGGCTGGGCGGTTTGAGGTTCTTCTTGTTGAAGGGCTGGACCGTTTGTCGCGGGATATGGTGGAGCAGGAGCGTGTCATTCGCCGATTGGAGCACCGGGGAATCCGTATCGTAGGCGTTCTGGACGGCTACGACTCGGACTCGTCGGCCCGCAAGCTGCATCGCGGTATGCGCGGCTTGATTAATGAGGTCTATCTTGACGATTTGCGAGCAAAGACACATCGAGGCCTAGCTGGCCAAGTCAGTCGTGGTATGCATGCTGGTGGCCTAAGCTTTGGTTACCGGACTGTTCCCGTTGAGGGTGGTAATCGGCTGGAAGTGAACCAAGAGCAAGCTGGTTGGGTACGTTGGATTTTTGAGAAGTACGCCAATCATGGATGGTCTGTCCAACGGATCGCCCACGAGCTGAACCGGCTCAAGGTTCCGGCGTTGCGCGGCGGTACCTGGTCGGTATCTGTTGTATATGGGCATCCACAGCGTGGGTCCGGGATTCTTAACAACACTCTATATATAGGGAAGTACATTTGGAACCGCTCACAATGGATGAAGGATCCTGACACGGGAAAACGTGTCCGTATCGATCGTCCAGTTGAGGAGTGGATTACTCAGGATCTTCCAGAGCTACAGATCGTGTCTGACGAGGCGTGGGAGCGGGCAAAGGAGCGCATGACAAGAACACGTGCGCAGGGTGGGCCTGGCCGGGCACCTATTACGCGCACCTTAATGAGTGGTGTTTTGAAGTGTGGCGTTTGTGGTGGCCCTATCATCGCCTGGAACAAGGTGATGTACGGCTGCTCGATTCGGAAGGACCGGGGCAGGGCAGTCTGTACAGGTGTGAGTGTAAACCGAGACAAGGTGGATGATCTGGTGCTGGGGATTGTGCGTGACGAGATCCTTACTCCGGAAGCAATTGACGAGCTGGAGCAAGAGGTGCGGCGGCTGATGTCTGTCCAGCGGCGCGAGTCAGTGCAAGCACAGGCGGACGCGCAGCGGAAGATCGAAGCCAGTCAGGCAGAGATAGATCGTTTGATCGATGCTATTGCCCAGGTCGGGATATCTCCGGCGCTGGCCAGTCGTCTGCAGGCTGCTGAGTCAGAGTTGGCAGTTCTACAGGCACCATCGCAGGAACGGAAACAGCCCGAACTCAAAATGCGCAGCATGGCGAACATAGTCGCCCGGTATCGCACGATGCTGGAAAACCTGGACGAGATTCTGGCCACAGATCTTGATCGTGCAAAGGAGCTTTTAAGGGAGATACTGGGACAGCCAGTAATAGAAAAGGATGCCGAGGGCCACGTTTGGGTAACCCTGGATAAAGAAAAAGCCTCAATGCTTTCGCATGAGGCTGATTCTACGTTTGGTTGCGGGGGCAGGATTTGA
- a CDS encoding DNA cytosine methyltransferase — MTTKQFLLPIASEITVDLFAGGGGASTGLEQALGRHVDIAVNHDPEAIALHTINHPQTEHYVSDVFEINPHVATRGRPVGLLWASPDCKHFSKAKGGKPVSKHIRGLAWVVVKWAKAVRPRVIILENVEEFQTWGPLTDEGMPCPERKGETFQLWKEQLRALGYRLEYKELRACDYGAPTIRKRFFMVARCDRLPIVWPQQTHFAKPAKGQQAWRPASDIIDWSIPCPSIFERKRPLADATCRRIAKGVMRYVVEATNPFIVSIANWSGESMRSTEDPLSTVTANPKGGHHAVVVPTLIQTGYGERPGQAPRVPGLEKPLGTIVASQKHAVVAAFLAKHYTGVVGSDLQDPIGTVTSVDHHSLITAHITKFRVGSVGTSLDEPLHTVTAGGTPKRASTGNTMGLVTSHLVKLRNNQFGQSHGEPMPTLTAGGGHVGEVRSFLVKYYGNEQDGVSLREPLHTIPTRDRFGLVTVHGIDYQIVDIGLRMLTPRELYRAQGFPDSYIIDRKSDGSPLTKTAQVRMCGNSVCPPLAHALVQANYSDQQISPREKVA; from the coding sequence ATGACCACCAAGCAGTTTTTGTTGCCCATCGCCTCGGAGATCACGGTCGATCTTTTCGCTGGCGGTGGTGGCGCTTCCACCGGCCTGGAACAAGCCCTGGGGCGGCACGTTGATATTGCCGTCAACCACGACCCAGAGGCCATTGCCCTGCACACCATCAACCATCCTCAGACTGAGCACTATGTCAGTGATGTGTTTGAGATCAATCCACACGTTGCTACACGCGGTCGGCCAGTCGGGCTGCTGTGGGCCAGCCCAGACTGCAAGCACTTCAGCAAGGCCAAAGGCGGTAAGCCGGTATCCAAACACATCCGTGGCCTGGCCTGGGTCGTCGTCAAATGGGCCAAAGCCGTGCGCCCCCGCGTAATCATTCTTGAGAACGTGGAGGAGTTTCAGACCTGGGGGCCGTTGACTGATGAGGGCATGCCCTGCCCTGAGCGTAAGGGAGAGACGTTTCAGCTATGGAAAGAGCAGCTTCGCGCCCTTGGGTACCGCCTGGAATACAAGGAGCTGCGGGCCTGCGATTACGGCGCTCCCACCATCCGCAAGCGGTTCTTTATGGTTGCTCGGTGCGATCGCCTGCCTATCGTGTGGCCGCAGCAAACTCACTTTGCCAAACCAGCCAAGGGCCAACAAGCCTGGCGCCCTGCATCGGACATTATTGACTGGTCCATCCCCTGCCCATCTATATTCGAACGCAAGCGCCCCTTGGCTGATGCGACATGCCGGCGCATTGCAAAGGGTGTGATGCGTTATGTAGTGGAAGCTACCAATCCATTTATCGTCAGTATTGCGAACTGGTCTGGCGAAAGCATGCGCTCCACGGAAGATCCTCTTTCCACTGTCACAGCCAATCCCAAAGGTGGCCATCATGCTGTGGTCGTGCCTACCCTGATCCAAACTGGCTACGGGGAACGGCCAGGGCAAGCGCCGCGTGTTCCAGGCTTGGAAAAGCCGCTGGGCACCATCGTCGCCTCGCAGAAGCATGCCGTTGTGGCCGCATTCTTGGCCAAGCACTACACCGGCGTGGTGGGCAGCGACCTGCAGGACCCTATTGGCACAGTTACTAGCGTGGATCACCACAGCCTGATTACCGCTCACATCACAAAGTTCCGGGTCGGAAGTGTGGGCACATCACTGGATGAACCACTGCACACGGTTACGGCCGGTGGCACACCCAAACGCGCCTCTACGGGTAACACCATGGGCTTGGTGACCAGCCACCTAGTGAAGCTGCGAAACAACCAGTTCGGCCAGAGCCATGGTGAACCCATGCCGACGCTGACAGCGGGTGGCGGGCATGTGGGTGAAGTTCGCTCGTTCCTGGTGAAGTACTACGGGAATGAGCAGGACGGAGTGAGCTTGCGAGAGCCTCTGCACACAATCCCCACCCGTGACCGCTTCGGGCTGGTGACTGTCCATGGCATCGATTATCAGATCGTGGACATTGGCCTGCGCATGCTGACACCTCGCGAGCTTTACCGAGCCCAGGGCTTTCCTGACTCGTACATCATCGACCGCAAATCTGACGGCAGCCCACTCACCAAAACGGCTCAGGTTCGCATGTGCGGTAACAGCGTCTGCCCGCCGTTGGCCCATGCCTTGGTCCAGGCCAACTACTCCGATCAGCAGATCTCCCCTCGGGAGAAAGTCGCATGA